In Proteus vulgaris, the following are encoded in one genomic region:
- a CDS encoding aminoglycoside O-phosphotransferase APH(3')-Ia: protein MSHIQRETSCSRPRLNSNLDADLYGYRWARDNVGQSGATIYRLYGKPNAPELFLKHGKGSVANDVTDEMVRLNWLTAFMPLPTIKHFIRTPDDAWLLTTAIPGKTAFQVLEEYPDSGENIVDALAVFLRRLHSIPVCNCPFNSDRVFRLAQAQSRMNNGLVDASDFDDERNGWPVEQVWKEMHKLLPFSPDSVVTHGDFSLDNLIFDEGKLIGCIDVGRVGIADRYQDLAILWNCLGEFSPSLQKRLFQKYGIDNPDMNKLQFHLMLDEFF from the coding sequence ATGAGCCATATTCAACGGGAAACGTCTTGCTCGAGGCCGCGATTAAATTCCAACCTGGATGCTGATTTATATGGGTATAGATGGGCTCGCGATAATGTCGGGCAATCAGGTGCGACAATCTATCGATTGTATGGGAAGCCCAATGCGCCAGAGTTGTTTCTGAAACATGGCAAAGGTAGCGTTGCCAATGATGTTACAGATGAGATGGTCAGACTAAACTGGCTGACGGCATTTATGCCTCTTCCGACCATCAAGCATTTTATCCGTACTCCTGATGATGCATGGTTACTCACCACTGCGATCCCCGGGAAAACAGCATTCCAGGTATTAGAAGAATATCCTGATTCAGGTGAAAATATTGTTGATGCGCTGGCAGTGTTCCTGCGCCGGTTGCATTCGATTCCTGTTTGTAATTGTCCTTTTAACAGCGATCGCGTATTTCGTCTCGCTCAGGCGCAATCACGAATGAATAACGGTTTGGTTGATGCTAGTGATTTTGATGACGAGCGTAATGGCTGGCCTGTTGAACAAGTCTGGAAAGAAATGCATAAGCTTTTGCCATTCTCACCGGATTCAGTCGTCACTCATGGTGATTTCTCACTTGATAACCTTATTTTTGACGAGGGGAAATTAATAGGTTGTATTGATGTTGGACGAGTCGGAATCGCAGACCGATACCAGGATCTTGCCATCCTATGGAACTGCCTCGGTGAGTTTTCTCCTTCATTACAGAAACGGCTTTTTCAAAAATATGGTATTGATAATCCTGATATGAATAAATTGCAGTTTCATTTGATGCTC